One window from the genome of Populus alba chromosome 15, ASM523922v2, whole genome shotgun sequence encodes:
- the LOC118033437 gene encoding UDP-glycosyltransferase 74B1-like, which yields MDSQKSHVIVLAYPAQGHINPLLQFSKRLASKGLKATLATTYYTVSSIDAPTVGVEPISDGFDEGGFKQASSLDVYLESFKTVGSRTLTELVFKFKASGSPVKCIVYDSLLPWALDVARNLGIYAAVFMTTSASICSMFWQIDLGLLSLPLKPQTATVSLPGLPPLGRCDLPSPMSEPTSQTAYLEAIMEKFHSLNEDDWVFCNSFEDLEIELVKAMRGKWPLVMVGPMVPSAYLDQQIDGDRAYGASLWKPTSSQCFTWLATKPPRSVIYVSFGSMENISAEQVEEIAWGLKASNRPFLWVLKESEKKLPTGFLNSVGETGMVVSWCNQLEVLAHQAIGCFVTHCGWNSTLEGLGLGVPMVCVTERTDQPMNAKFVEDVWKVGVRTKKDEVGIVTREELEKCIRGAMDGESGEEIKRNANKWRELARSAVSVGGTSDMNINEFVVKLLEGKKQ from the exons ATGGACTCTCAAAAAAGTCATGTCATTGTTCTTGCTTATCCAGCTCAAGGCCACATCAACCCCCTCCTTCAGTTTTCCAAGCGCTTGGCTTCCAAAGGGCTCAAGGCCACTCTTGCCACCACTTACTACACTGTCAGCTCAATAGATGCACCCACAGTAGGCGTTGAACCCATCTCTGATGGCTTTGATGAAGGTGGCTTCAAGCAAGCATCAAGTTTGGATGTCTACTTAGAGTCATTCAAAACTGTTGGTTCACGAACTTTGACTGAACTCGTGTTTAAGTTCAAAGCCTCAGGTTCACCTGTTAAATGTATTGTGTATGATTCCCTGCTGCCTTGGGCTCTTGATGTGGCTAGAAACTTAGGCATATATGCTGCTGTGTTCATGACCACCTCAGCTTCTATCTGCTCCATGTTTTGGCAAATTGATCTTGGCCTCTTGAGTTTGCCTTTGAAGCCACAAACAGCGACCGTGTCCCTGCCTGGCCTTCCTCCGCTAGGCCGCTGCGATTTGCCAAGCCCTATGTCAGAACCAACAAGTCAGACTGCTTATTTGGAAGCAATCATGGAGAAATTTCACAGTTTAAATGAAGATGACTGGGTGTTCTGCAATTCCTTTGAAGATCTGGAGATTGAG TTAGTAAAGGCCATGCGAGGAAAGTGGCCACTGGTGATGGTCGGTCCGATGGTGCCATCTGCCTACCTCGACCAACAAATTGATGGAGATAGAGCTTACGGGGCTAGTCTCTGGAAGCCAACAAGCAGTCAGTGCTTCACATGGCTGGCCACAAAACCACCAAGGTCAGTGATATATGTGTCTTTCGGAAGCATGGAAAACATTTCAGCTGAACAGGTTGAAGAAATCGCATGGGGTTTGAAAGCAAGCAACAGGCCCTTCCTGTGGGTCTTGAAGGAATCAGAAAAAAAGTTGCCAACTGGGTTTCTAAACTCGGTAGGCGAGACAGGTATGGTTGTATCATGGTGCAATCAACTGGAGGTGCTAGCTCACCAAGCTATCGGTTGCTTTGTTACTCATTGTGGATGGAATTCAACGTTGGAGGGGTTAGGCCTAGGTGTGCCAATGGTGTGCGTGACAGAGAGGACTGACCAGCCAATGAACGCCAAGTTTGTGGAGGATGTATGGAAGGTGGGAGTGAGAACTAAGAAAGATGAAGTGGGTATCGTAACGAGAGAGGAGCTTGAGAAGTGCATAAGAGGAGCCATGGACGGAGAGAGTGGTGAAGAAATTAAGAGGAATGCTAACAAATGGAGAGAGCTTGCAAGGAGCGCTGTTAGTGTAGGTGGGACTTCTGATATGAATATCAATGAATTTGTTGTGAAGTTGCTGGAAGGGAAGAAACAATAA
- the LOC118033438 gene encoding uncharacterized protein At5g50100, chloroplastic: protein MAMALTRASCCSLARKRNPLRSTFMQNPHHQRIRFRHPLQSFKSYPAGFQHRVRAIHEATVEPITSNKQNEPQPQNWNIKMLYDGDCPLCMREVNMLRERNESYGTIKFVDISSDEYSPEENQGLDYKTVMGRIHAILSDGTVVTDVEAFRKLYEQVGLGWVYAVTKYEPIATIADAIYSVWAKYRLQVTGRPPLEEILDTRKKKDEICSNSNACKM from the exons ATGGCTATGGCGTTGACAAGAGCATCGTGCTGCTCTCttgcaagaaaaagaaaccccCTCCGTTCTACTTTCATGCAAAACCCTCATCATCAACGCATCAGATTTCGTCATCCTCTCCAGAGCTTCAAATCGTATCCAGCTG GATTCCAACATCGAGTTCGGGCAATACATGAGGCAACCGTCGAGCCTATAACTAGCAACAAACAAAATGAGCCTCAGCCTCAGAATTGGAACATTAAAATGCTTTACGATGGAGATTGCCCTCTTTGCATGCGTGAG GTTAATATGCTAAGAGAGAGGAATGAAAGCTATGGCACCATAAAGTTTGTTGACATAAGCTCAGATGAGTACTCACCGGAGGAGAATCAAGGCCTGGACTACAAAACT GTTATGGGAAGAATCCATGCAATCCTTTCAGATGGAACTGTGGTCACGGATGTTGAAG CATTCCGAAAGTTATATGAACAAGTTGGTCTTGGATGGGTTTATGCTGTTACCAAATATGAACct ATTGCTACAATAGCTGATGCTATATATAGTGTTTGGGCTAAATATCGTCTGCAAGTTACAG GCCGACCACCTTTGGAGGAAATCTTGGACACTCGAAAGAAGAAG GATGAAATATGCAGTAACAGCAATGCTTGTAAGATGTGA
- the LOC118033434 gene encoding succinate dehydrogenase subunit 7B, mitochondrial gives MAFLLKNCSSSISSHLRSKSQKTQDALSISRRGFHVEPGPREKALLAEDPALKCFKSHKKSVWRLKRAGDVLTLVVVAGCCYEIYVKAVMREEARKEANKSA, from the exons atggCTTTCTTACTGAAGAATTGCTCCTCCTCCATTTCTTCACACCTCCGATCTAAATCTCAg AAGACACAGGACGCCCTCTCTATTTCGCGTCGCGGATTCCATGTTGAACCTGGTCCTCGCGAGAAagct CTCTTGGCTGAAGACCCTGCTCTCAAGTGTTTCAAATCACATAAGAAGAGTGTGTGGAGACTCAAAAGAGCTGGAGATGTTCTGACTCTTGTTGTTGTAGCAG GCTGTTGCTATGAAATTTATGTCAAAGCAGTGATGCGGGAAGAAGCTCGGAAAGAGGCAAATAAAAGTGCATAA
- the LOC118033433 gene encoding LIM domain-containing protein WLIM1: MATFAGTTQKCKACDKTVYLVDQLTVDNKFYHKACFRCHHCKGTLKLSNYSSFEGVLYCKPHFDQLFKMTGSLDKSFEGTPKTVRGDRSADQVLSNSKVSSMFAGTQEKCVACKKTVYPLEKVAVDGTSYHKACFRCAHGGCVISPSNYVAHEHRLYCRHHHNQLFKEKGNFSQFGKHEDLTPVDETATAE, from the exons ATGGCAACATTTGCAGGGACAACTCAGAAGTGTAAAGCATGTGATAAGACTGTGTACTTGGTGGATCAACTCACCGTTGATAACAAATTCTATCACAAGGCTTGTTTTAGATGCCACCACTGCAAGGGTACCCTCAAG TTGAGCAACTATTCATCCTTTGAAGGTGTTTTATATTGCAAGCCTCACTTTGATCAACTTTTCAAGATGACAGGCAGCTTGGATAAAAGTTTTGAAG GCACTCCGAAAACTGTTAGAGGTGACCGGTCTGCCGATCAG GTCCTTAGCAACAGCAAAGTTTCAAGTATGTTTGCTGGAACTCAGGAAAAATGTGTTGCTTGCAAGAAAACTGTTTACCCACTCGAAAAG GTGGCAGTTGATGGAACATCTTATCATAAAGCTTGTTTCAGATGCGCTCATGGAGGCTGTGTCATCAGCCCCTCAAACTATGTAGCCCATGAGCATCGTCTGTATTGCAGGCACCATCATAATCAGCTCTTCAAGGAGAAGGGAAACTTCAGCCAATTCGGCAAGCATGAAGATCTTACACCGGTGGATGAGACTGCAACTGCTGAATGA
- the LOC118033432 gene encoding uncharacterized protein — protein sequence MGNCQAIDAATLVIQHPNGKIENLYWPVSASEVMKTNPGHYVALLLSTTLYDPTNNNGECPNNGTANNNSLRVTRIKLLRPTDTLVLGHVYRLITTQEVTKGLWAKKQAKLKKNDPESEEKPERVKEKQGSGVDTKPRRSEQEKKNQVTIKKERNRPRATTSANSAAIARSRAWQPSLRSILEAGSGS from the exons atggGGAATTGTCAAGCCATTGACGCTGCAACTCTAGTGATTCAACATCCAAATGGAAAAATAGAAAACTTGTATTGGCCTGTGAGTGCTAGCGAGGTCATGAAGACGAACCCTGGTCACTACGTTGCTCTTCTTCTCTCCACCACCTTGTATGATCCAACCAATAACAATGGGGAATGTCCCAACAACGGCACCGCTAACAATAATTCTCTGAGAGTAACGAGGATTAAGCTTCTCAGGCCTACTGATACTCTTGTTCTTGGCCATGTTTATAGACTCATCACCACTCAAG aGGTTACGAAAGGGTTATGGGCAAAGAAACAAGCAAAGCTGAAGAAAAACGATCCAGAATCAGAAGAGAAACCTGAGAGGGTGAAAGAGAAGCAGGGATCAGGTGTGGATACAAAACCAAGAAGATCtgaacaagagaagaaaaatcag GTgaccattaaaaaagaaagaaacagaccAAGGGCAACAACATCAGCTAACTCTGCTGCCATAGCCAGATCAAGAGCATGGCAACCCTCACTCCGTAGCATTTTAGAGGCTGGCAGCGGCAGCTAA
- the LOC118033431 gene encoding nucleobase-ascorbate transporter 6 has product MAGGGKAEEPQPHLPRDQLPNISYCVTSPPPWPEAILLGFQHYLVMLGTTVLIPSALVPQMGGGNKEKADVIQTLLFVAGLNTLLQSLFGTRLPAVIGGSYTFVPTTISIILSGRFSDEVDPVEKFKRIMRAIQGALIVASTLQIVLGFSGLWRNVTRFLSPLSAVPLVALVGFGLYELGFPGVAKCVEIGLPELIILVFVSQYMPHVIKSGRHIFDRFAVIFAVVIVWIYAHLLTVGGAYNDAAPRTQAICRTDRAGLIDAAPWIRIPYPFQWGAPSFDAGEAFAMMMASFVALVESTGAFIAVSRYGSATPMPPSVLSRGVGWQGIAILLSGLFGTANGSSVSVENAGLLALTKVGSRRVVQISAGFMIFFSILGKFGAIFASIPGPIFASLYCLFFAYVGAAGLSFLQFCNLNSFRTKFILGFSIFMGLSVPQYFNEYTAIKGYGPVHTGGRWFNDIVNIPFSSEAFVAGCLAYFLDNTLHRRDSSVRKDRGKHWWDKFRSFKGDTRSEEFYSLPFNLNKYFPSV; this is encoded by the exons ATGGCTGGAGGAGGAAAGGCTGAGGAGCCACAACCACATCTACCAAGGGATCAGCTTCCTAACATTTCTTATTGCGTTACTAGTCCACCACCTTGGC CGGAAGCTATCCTACTTGGTTTCCAACATTACCTTGTGATGCTTGGAACTACTGTTCTCATTCCTTCTGCTCTCGTTCCTCAAATGGGAGGTGGAAAT AAAGAGAAGGCCGATGTGATCCAGACGCTTCTCTTTGTTGCTGGTTTGAACACATTGCTCCAGAGTTTGTTTGGCACTCGTTTGCCTGCTGTTATTGGAGGCTCTTACACCTTTGTCCCAACTACAATTTCAATTATCCTTTCTGGTCGATTTAGCGACGAAGTAGATCCTGTTGAG AAGTTTAAGAGGATTATGCGTGCAATACAAGGTGCTCTCATTGTTGCTTCTACTCTTCAGATTGTTCTAGGTTTCAGTGGACTTTGGCGTAATGTCACGAG GTTTTTAAGTCCACTTTCAGCTGTTCCTTTGGTAGCTCTCGTTGGTTTTGGGCTGTATGAGCTTGGTTTTCCTGGC GTTGCCAAATGCGTGGAGATTGGCTTGCCAGAGCTTATCATCTTAGTATTTGTTTCACAG TACATGCCTCATGTGATAAAGTCAGGAAGACATATCTTTGATCGTTTTGCTGTCATATTCGCTGTGGTGATTGTATGGATTTATGCTCACCTGCTCACAGTGGGTGGTGCTTATAATGATGCAGCGCCAAGGACACAAGCAATTTGCCGTACTGATCGTGCTGGACTTATAGATGCTGCACCATG GATAAGAATTCCATACCCCTTTCAATGGGGAGCACCTTCATTTGATGCTGGTGAAGCTTTTGCCATGATGATGGCTTCCTTTGTTGCTCTTGTAGAG TCGACTGGTGCATTCATTGCTGTGTCAAGGTATGGAAGTGCAACTCCTATGCCACCTTCTGTTCTTAGCCGTGGTGTTGGCTGGCAG GGAATTGCTATTTTGCTTTCTGGGCTGTTTGGAACTGCAAACGGATCTTCAGTATCTGT AGAGAATGCTGGTCTCTTGGCCTTAACTAAAGTAGGCAGCCGAAGGGTTGTCCAGATATCTGCAGGATTCATGATTTTCTTCTCCATTCTTG GAAAATTCGGGGCAATCTTTGCTTCAATTCCAGGACCCATTTTTGCCAGTTTATATTGCCTTTTCTTTGCTTACGTGG GTGCTGCTGGTCTTAGCTTTCTTCAGTTCTGTAATCTCAACAGCTTCCGAACAAAGTTCATATTAGGCTTCTCTATTTTCATGGGCTTATCCGTGCCACAGTACTTCAATGAGTACACTGCAATTAAGGGCTATGGTCCCGTTCACACTGGTGGAAGATGG TTCAACGATATTGTAAACATTCCTTTCTCATCAGAAGCATTTGTTGCGGGCTGCTTGGCTTATTTCCTGGACAACACACTGCATAGAAGAGATAGTTCAGTCAGGAAAGACAGGGGTAAGCACTGGTGGGACAAGTTCCGATCATTCAAGGGTGATACAAGGAGTGAAGAGTTCTACTCCCTGCCCTTTAATCTAAACAAATATTTCCCATCTGTTTAA